One segment of Mobula birostris isolate sMobBir1 chromosome 27, sMobBir1.hap1, whole genome shotgun sequence DNA contains the following:
- the LOC140188800 gene encoding transcription factor HES-5-like — protein MSPGTAAGRRLREGTKPRVSCREPCGLMKPAVEKRRRDRIHRSIVQLKGLLEREFHSEPNYRLEKAEILERCVSFLRHHHLLASRPPYAGERRWPHPVNAGGSRYLVGTPDPGARTAAVPLGGGGATCPDRDSSPHQTTLRQLAAKEVEPPSTGTLWRPWQF, from the exons ATGTCTCCGGGCACCGCTGCCGGTCGGCGCCTGAGGGAAGGTACCAAACCCAGGGTCAGCTGCAGAGAACCATGTGGG CTGATGAAACCCGCGGTGGAGAAACGGCGCAGAGATCGCATCCACAGAAGCATTGTGCAGCTGAAGGGATTGTTGGAGAGAGAGTTTCACTCGGAGCCGAACTACAGACTGGAGAAAGCTGAGATCTTGGAAAGATGTGTGAGCTTCCTGAGGCATCACCACCTGCTTG CTTCCAGACCCCCCTATGCAGGGGAACGACGATGGCCACATCCAGTAAATGCAGGAGGCTCTCGGTATCTTGTCGGCACACCAGACCCAGGTGCCCGGACTGCTGCTGtgcctctggggggggggggggcaacatgCCCTGACCGTGACTCGTCCCCACACCAAACCACTCTCAGGCAGCTTGCTGCGAAAGAAGTGGAGCCTCCTAGCACCGGGACCCTGTGGAGACCCTGGCAATTCTGA